A window of the Aerosakkonema funiforme FACHB-1375 genome harbors these coding sequences:
- a CDS encoding M23 family metallopeptidase, producing the protein MPKISSAISNPKSEILTETNPYIKSVEQNNGVMEMVEPVYPDKQLNYSSTEDRQIDTTAARSTGHDPNPSQRSAGISFWHRFLLVQGIGCVSGLGLLSGSIVWAKNQTSSDAFVIAQIPDIMPKAVSADPAPEPPRQAAPVNRRRSRAGATPRSRVGGRARSSQSIGGNSYIDPTDYSLGATRRRESTARAYSPPSSVVLSERSTGCQTVYGNRGVAGSRCGGPAASVRTSVRRTAVASNRYTTVRRQRIRDIPRSYQTDRVGYESERPSRSYRQNRVARVEQTQRSSRSYRQNRLARVEQTQRSSRSYRQSRVARVEQTQRSSRSYSQNRVARIDRTERSSRSYETSRVTRSPRSERLARSYRQSRVARATQTDRSPRSSQLRVARATQTNPSPRPRSYYLSRLPRPIETEPQQRSQRINRLRSTPQREEQPRQYRISRLRSAPQNEEQPRQYRISRLRSTPQNEEQPRSYQISRLPSIAQNEEQPRQNRISRLRLTPQNEEQPRSYRISRLPSAQQNEEQSLYKFSRSQRSSQKDRLSSSSRKKRQPQHDRTAWKPKPQEVTPPTIGHINISPAKIDSGNVALGRQNSFSNPPNTSRQNQIDTEITGNETLPNPTLSYNYKQPQTSPAESGNSKLPIAFPLAVPAQITSVFGWRINPISGDRRFHTGTDLGAPMGTPVLAAHAGRVAIADFLGGYGLSIIVRHKNDTQETRYGHLSEILVKPGEWVQQGSAIGLVGSTGNSTGPHLHFEVREKTPEGWIAMDPRAQLEYGLAQLVKALKPNQLTEEIKPEQTENQVPEPPQAYSQPPQSGIPNSPPQLPPSGNELTDSQLPEVPIPNTPPSLMPLPEQQSNDTELPESGIRNVPSPEVPLSSAQPINSQLPPIRVLNTPTDEVPRSISQPINSQLSRIPVDNTLPYEAPRSISQPINSQLSRIPVLQTPTEEVPLSSARPINLPLPRIPVLQTLTEEVPLSSARPINLPLPRIPVLQTLIEEVPLSSTRPINSQLPPIPVLNTPTEEVPLSSAKPINSQFPGIPVLKTPPYEASLSRTVQTNDRLTSAQQVNFRPPELPIWVTQESAYRLPEVPILPHKP; encoded by the coding sequence ATGCCAAAAATTTCATCTGCAATCTCAAATCCGAAATCTGAAATCCTGACCGAGACCAATCCCTATATTAAAAGTGTTGAACAAAATAACGGTGTGATGGAGATGGTGGAACCAGTTTATCCCGACAAGCAACTAAACTATTCGTCTACAGAAGATCGGCAAATTGACACAACCGCAGCTCGATCGACCGGGCACGATCCCAACCCCTCCCAAAGAAGCGCAGGCATCAGCTTTTGGCATCGTTTCCTGTTGGTACAGGGAATTGGTTGCGTCAGCGGTTTAGGACTTTTGAGTGGTAGCATAGTTTGGGCAAAAAATCAAACATCATCCGATGCCTTTGTCATCGCTCAAATTCCCGATATTATGCCCAAAGCCGTATCGGCAGACCCCGCACCGGAACCTCCCAGACAAGCCGCACCAGTAAATAGAAGACGCTCTCGTGCCGGAGCGACGCCGCGATCGCGAGTAGGAGGAAGGGCAAGAAGCTCGCAATCGATCGGGGGGAACTCTTACATTGACCCAACCGATTACAGCCTCGGTGCCACAAGGAGACGGGAATCAACCGCTCGCGCCTACTCACCTCCTAGCTCTGTTGTGCTGTCGGAACGTTCCACAGGTTGTCAAACAGTTTACGGAAATAGAGGAGTTGCAGGCAGTCGCTGCGGTGGCCCAGCGGCATCCGTGAGAACTAGCGTCAGAAGAACTGCTGTCGCCAGCAATAGGTACACCACTGTTCGGCGTCAAAGAATACGAGATATTCCCCGTTCCTACCAGACCGATCGCGTGGGTTACGAAAGCGAACGCCCATCTCGTTCTTACCGCCAAAATCGCGTCGCGCGGGTCGAACAAACCCAACGCTCATCTCGTTCTTACCGCCAAAATCGCCTAGCGCGGGTCGAACAAACCCAACGCTCATCTCGTTCTTACCGCCAAAGTCGCGTCGCGCGGGTCGAACAAACCCAACGCTCATCCCGTTCCTACAGCCAAAATCGGGTAGCGCGGATCGATCGCACCGAACGCTCATCCCGTTCCTACGAAACGAGTCGCGTGACACGTTCTCCTCGCAGCGAGCGATTAGCGCGTTCTTATCGCCAAAGTCGGGTAGCGCGAGCGACTCAAACCGATCGCTCACCCCGTTCCTCTCAACTGCGGGTGGCGCGAGCGACTCAAACTAATCCCTCACCGCGTCCGCGTTCCTACTACTTAAGCCGCCTGCCCCGTCCCATTGAAACTGAGCCACAGCAACGTTCCCAAAGAATTAATCGTTTGCGGTCAACACCCCAAAGGGAGGAACAACCTCGTCAATATAGAATCAGCCGTTTGCGTTCCGCACCTCAGAACGAAGAACAACCCCGTCAATATAGAATCAGCCGTTTGCGCTCAACGCCTCAAAACGAAGAACAACCCCGTTCTTATCAAATCAGTCGTTTACCCTCAATAGCTCAAAACGAAGAACAGCCGCGTCAAAACAGAATTAGTCGTTTGCGCTTAACACCACAAAACGAGGAACAACCCCGTTCTTATCGAATCAGCCGTTTGCCCTCAGCGCAACAGAACGAAGAACAGTCACTTTACAAGTTCAGCCGTTCGCAGCGCTCTTCCCAAAAAGATCGCCTCTCTTCTTCATCTCGAAAAAAACGTCAGCCTCAACACGATCGAACCGCCTGGAAACCCAAGCCTCAAGAGGTAACGCCGCCAACAATTGGACATATCAATATCAGTCCGGCCAAGATCGACTCCGGAAATGTTGCTTTGGGCAGACAAAATAGTTTTAGTAACCCTCCCAACACAAGCCGTCAAAACCAAATAGATACCGAGATAACAGGTAATGAAACGCTTCCCAATCCAACATTAAGCTACAACTACAAACAACCCCAAACATCCCCAGCCGAATCTGGAAATAGCAAACTACCGATCGCCTTTCCCCTAGCTGTTCCCGCCCAAATAACCTCCGTGTTTGGCTGGCGAATTAATCCCATCAGCGGAGATCGTCGCTTCCACACCGGGACAGACTTAGGTGCGCCAATGGGAACCCCTGTTTTAGCCGCTCATGCCGGCAGAGTAGCGATCGCAGACTTCTTAGGCGGCTACGGCTTATCCATCATTGTCCGTCATAAAAACGACACTCAAGAAACCCGTTACGGTCACCTCTCAGAAATTTTAGTCAAACCAGGAGAATGGGTTCAACAGGGAAGTGCGATCGGTCTCGTAGGCAGCACAGGCAACTCAACCGGCCCTCATCTCCACTTTGAAGTGCGGGAAAAAACACCCGAAGGGTGGATTGCGATGGACCCACGCGCTCAACTGGAGTATGGCTTGGCTCAATTAGTCAAAGCCTTGAAGCCTAACCAACTCACAGAGGAAATCAAGCCCGAACAAACGGAGAACCAAGTACCCGAACCCCCACAAGCTTACTCCCAGCCACCTCAGAGCGGCATACCTAACTCTCCACCACAGTTGCCTCCATCTGGAAACGAATTAACCGATTCCCAGTTACCCGAAGTCCCAATACCCAACACGCCGCCATCCCTGATGCCGTTACCGGAACAGCAATCCAACGACACTGAATTACCGGAAAGTGGGATACGCAATGTGCCATCACCTGAAGTACCTTTATCCAGCGCTCAACCGATTAATTCTCAGTTACCGCCAATTCGGGTACTTAACACACCAACTGATGAAGTTCCCCGATCGATCTCTCAACCGATTAATTCCCAGTTATCTCGGATTCCAGTAGATAACACACTACCCTATGAAGCGCCGCGATCGATCTCTCAACCGATTAATTCCCAGTTATCTCGGATTCCAGTACTTCAAACACCAACTGAGGAAGTTCCCCTATCGAGCGCTCGGCCTATAAACTTACCGTTACCTCGGATTCCGGTACTTCAAACACTAACTGAGGAAGTTCCTCTATCGAGCGCTCGGCCTATAAACTTACCGTTACCTCGGATTCCGGTACTTCAAACACTAATTGAGGAAGTACCCCTATCTAGCACTAGACCAATTAATTCCCAGTTACCTCCGATTCCCGTACTCAACACACCAACTGAGGAAGTACCCTTATCTAGCGCGAAGCCGATTAATTCCCAGTTCCCTGGGATTCCCGTACTTAAAACACCACCCTATGAAGCGTCGCTATCTAGGACTGTGCAAACCAACGATCGGTTAACTTCTGCCCAACAAGTTAACTTCCGACCGCCGGAACTCCCCATTTGGGTAACCCAAG
- a CDS encoding biotin--[acetyl-CoA-carboxylase] ligase encodes MHKFDIVEFDRQQFAAALESVRNHSVAQERSLVNLSQSQHPDISLHLFETLPSTNEKLWELLALGSGEGTTVIAIEQQAGRGQWGRQWHSSAGGLYLSVALTPNVAARQARQLTMCGAWGIATILREYDLPVSLKWPNDLILSGRKLGGILTETRVNRGRISKAVVGVGINLTNQVPENGINLVSFLANHPSPTLSLETLAAITLVGLMSGYHYWQQKGIDSVLPFYQNLLTSIGRSIEVNGRSGVVVGVSVDGDLRVCLHPTGTAPSSEICLQPGTISLGYGEMGLGNG; translated from the coding sequence GTGCATAAATTTGACATCGTGGAATTCGATCGGCAACAGTTTGCAGCAGCACTTGAGTCAGTGCGAAATCACTCTGTCGCACAAGAGCGATCGCTTGTCAACCTTTCACAAAGTCAACACCCAGATATTTCACTTCATCTTTTTGAAACTCTGCCCTCAACTAATGAAAAGCTGTGGGAATTGCTCGCTCTCGGATCTGGAGAAGGCACCACAGTCATCGCCATTGAGCAACAAGCCGGACGAGGACAGTGGGGACGACAGTGGCATTCTTCTGCCGGTGGATTATACTTATCTGTGGCCTTAACTCCCAACGTAGCCGCTCGGCAGGCTAGACAACTGACTATGTGCGGAGCTTGGGGAATTGCGACGATTTTGCGCGAGTACGACCTACCAGTCTCCCTCAAGTGGCCCAACGACCTAATACTTTCAGGGCGCAAGTTGGGCGGCATACTTACCGAAACCAGGGTAAACAGAGGGCGCATTAGCAAAGCAGTAGTTGGCGTGGGCATTAACTTGACTAACCAAGTTCCAGAAAACGGCATTAATCTAGTATCTTTTCTCGCCAATCATCCCAGCCCAACGCTTTCATTAGAAACATTAGCCGCTATTACTCTAGTAGGATTAATGTCTGGATACCATTACTGGCAACAAAAAGGCATAGATTCCGTGTTGCCGTTTTACCAAAATCTACTCACAAGCATCGGGCGATCGATCGAAGTCAACGGACGCTCAGGAGTAGTCGTGGGTGTTTCTGTCGATGGCGACTTGCGAGTTTGCCTGCACCCAACGGGGACTGCTCCCTCTTCAGAAATTTGCCTCCAGCCCGGTACAATCAGTCTGGGCTATGGAGAAATGGGACTGGGAAATGGCTAA
- the pgeF gene encoding peptidoglycan editing factor PgeF, whose product MHSWEWRTWEGLPYLTCSLLESWSHGFFTQQFSPRYPVEFVAALQPDAQVYRAKQVHGNIVLTPSEIEQFVNSAVTEETLLPSADGIVSDRALQAVWVCTADCTPVLIADEKTGQVAAVHAGWRGTAQRIVPQAIARLVAQGSQLEDLRIAMGPAIAGEVYQVSTEVAVEVGVSIIPQKETNEVILSALLEIPNAPILPDPEEGKVRLDVRRVNELQLLQMGISGERIAIAPYCTYQQPEYFFSYRRNKLKNVQWSGIVSK is encoded by the coding sequence ATTCACTCCTGGGAATGGCGCACTTGGGAAGGTTTGCCCTATCTTACCTGTAGCCTTCTGGAATCTTGGTCGCACGGTTTTTTTACGCAACAGTTTTCGCCTCGCTATCCGGTGGAATTTGTGGCGGCGCTACAGCCAGATGCTCAAGTTTATCGGGCGAAGCAGGTACACGGCAATATTGTTCTGACACCTTCGGAAATTGAACAGTTTGTCAATTCTGCGGTTACAGAAGAAACGCTCCTGCCGTCGGCAGATGGTATTGTGAGCGATCGGGCACTACAGGCGGTGTGGGTTTGTACGGCTGATTGTACGCCGGTTTTGATTGCCGATGAAAAAACCGGACAGGTGGCGGCGGTTCATGCAGGTTGGCGCGGTACTGCACAGAGGATTGTACCGCAGGCGATCGCACGTCTTGTTGCCCAAGGTAGCCAACTCGAAGACCTTCGCATTGCGATGGGGCCTGCGATCGCAGGTGAGGTTTATCAAGTTTCGACAGAAGTTGCTGTTGAAGTAGGAGTGAGCATTATACCACAAAAAGAAACAAATGAAGTTATTTTGTCTGCTTTGCTGGAGATACCCAATGCACCGATATTGCCAGATCCGGAAGAGGGAAAAGTGCGGTTGGATGTGCGACGGGTGAACGAGTTGCAATTGCTACAGATGGGGATAAGTGGAGAACGGATTGCGATCGCACCTTATTGTACATATCAGCAACCGGAATATTTCTTTTCCTATCGCAGAAATAAGTTGAAAAATGTGCAGTGGTCGGGAATAGTGAGTAAATAA
- a CDS encoding DUF4351 domain-containing protein — MQFDNLCKYLAEKYPDRFASWLLGQPTTRVEVLKTELSLEPIRADSVTLLRTQSEILHLEFQVQVPTGKPMPLRMLNYWVRLYWQYNLPVTQVLIWLQQMNNPAVFENEFRQGLTSHGYQVIRMWEQSPEPLLQDPGLLPMAVLAAADDAAGLLNRVASEVGKIESIVQRQEISASTEILAGLRFNRNLIRNLFREGIMRESVIYQDILQEGRQQEALAMVMRPLTRRFGVLSPELQGRIQALSVAQLEDLIEALFDFSDVSDLVNWLEERRGI; from the coding sequence ATGCAGTTTGATAACTTATGTAAGTATCTGGCAGAAAAATATCCCGATCGCTTTGCGAGTTGGTTATTAGGACAACCGACAACTAGGGTAGAAGTGTTAAAAACTGAATTAAGTTTAGAACCTATTCGGGCTGATTCAGTAACACTTTTACGCACTCAATCAGAAATTCTGCATTTAGAATTTCAAGTGCAAGTCCCAACTGGTAAACCGATGCCCCTGCGGATGCTAAATTATTGGGTGCGACTTTATTGGCAATATAATCTGCCAGTAACGCAGGTGCTAATCTGGCTGCAACAAATGAATAATCCAGCCGTGTTTGAGAATGAGTTCCGCCAGGGATTAACCAGTCATGGATATCAAGTAATTCGGATGTGGGAACAATCCCCAGAACCATTATTACAAGATCCGGGGTTGCTACCAATGGCTGTTTTGGCAGCTGCCGATGATGCGGCTGGGTTGCTGAATCGCGTAGCATCAGAAGTAGGTAAGATAGAGTCAATTGTCCAACGCCAGGAAATTTCGGCTTCTACCGAAATTTTAGCTGGTTTGAGGTTTAACAGAAATTTGATTCGCAATCTTTTCCGGGAGGGAATTATGCGGGAATCGGTGATTTATCAAGATATTTTGCAAGAAGGAAGACAACAAGAAGCACTAGCGATGGTGATGCGTCCGCTGACGCGCCGCTTTGGTGTGCTGTCACCTGAGTTACAAGGACGCATTCAAGCTTTATCTGTTGCACAGTTGGAGGATTTGATTGAAGCGTTGTTTGATTTTTCGGATGTTTCTGATTTGGTGAATTGGTTGGAGGAAAGGCGGGGGATTTAA
- a CDS encoding DMT family transporter, translating to MSMLEQSPQIVTKESNLLANAAILVAVIICTFTPILMRFCQTEIGPDAIIFNRYWIATTVLLLWHGLAAARRFWIKSPNLSSQLDEEKSLAIPYTNQTIFLLLLSGSFLAAMSVLWSWSLTQTNVANSALIHNFSIFFTTIVGWLFFKKRFHKNFLMGTAIAIGGMILLGLNDLKLETDNIQGDLVSLVSSMVFGAYLMTVERVRSQVSADTTILWCYGLGVILTLPIALINQEQLFPISWQGWYGLILLGINGMLVHFLTIYSIQKLSASFVALVFLLEPILTGMFAWWIFGETLAWLNLLAFAVILVGLYFAVSSPLVAIDFEDN from the coding sequence ATGTCAATGTTAGAGCAATCCCCACAAATTGTCACAAAAGAATCAAATTTGCTGGCAAACGCGGCTATATTAGTAGCTGTTATCATTTGTACCTTCACACCAATATTGATGCGATTTTGCCAAACCGAAATCGGACCAGATGCGATCATCTTTAACCGCTACTGGATAGCCACAACAGTTTTACTATTATGGCATGGCTTGGCAGCTGCACGCCGCTTTTGGATTAAATCTCCAAATCTGTCTAGTCAACTTGATGAGGAGAAATCCCTGGCAATACCTTATACTAATCAGACAATATTCTTATTATTATTATCAGGATCTTTTCTAGCTGCGATGTCGGTTTTATGGTCATGGTCTCTGACTCAGACTAATGTTGCCAACTCTGCATTGATTCATAATTTCTCCATTTTTTTTACTACAATAGTGGGCTGGTTGTTTTTCAAAAAACGCTTTCATAAAAACTTCTTGATGGGTACTGCTATAGCTATAGGGGGAATGATTTTACTTGGATTAAATGACCTGAAATTAGAAACTGACAACATCCAAGGAGATCTTGTTAGCCTAGTCTCTAGTATGGTATTTGGGGCGTATTTAATGACTGTAGAAAGAGTGAGATCTCAAGTGAGTGCTGACACCACAATTCTCTGGTGTTACGGGTTAGGAGTTATTCTAACTTTACCGATTGCTTTAATTAACCAAGAGCAACTATTCCCCATATCGTGGCAAGGGTGGTATGGTCTTATTCTTTTGGGGATTAATGGTATGCTAGTACATTTTTTAACAATATATAGTATTCAGAAATTATCTGCATCTTTTGTGGCTCTAGTTTTTTTGCTAGAACCAATTTTGACAGGTATGTTTGCTTGGTGGATATTTGGAGAAACATTAGCTTGGCTCAATTTATTGGCATTTGCTGTAATTTTAGTGGGGCTGTATTTCGC